GACTCTTTATAAGCTCTTGAACTGACTCCAAAGAGAAACAAGCTTATTCAGTTCTCACAGGgaataaaactgaagtttttgCAGTTGGAGATTTTGCACAAGAATCAACATCATTATGGAAGTAGTGATGAATTGTGGGTAGACAGTGACAACTGTTGTGACTGTTGAGACAatgtattaatttaatttaatttaatttaatttaatttaatttaatttaatttaatttaatttaatttaaatatggCCCTCTGGCAGACCCCCTCCGGGACAGTAGGGGGCGCCACAGATAAACCTCCTGCGAATAAAGAGCTTCCGCCACATTTCGAAGATGGCGGCTCCCACATGTAAACATGCGACTGGATTCGGTAGCTTTTGCCATTCGGGATAAACCGTCATCTGACCGCTCTACGTGCCTCTGATTTGTAGTTTGACTTTAATTCAAAGTGCGGTTCACTTGTCGGAGTCGTGCGGAGGTCGAGGGCGGAGAGAGAAGGGAGAGTTTAGCGCCATGGCATCGCCGACCGTCTTCGTCGGTTCTCTTCCAGCTTCGGCTTCAAATGAACGGCTGGAGGAAATATTTTCAGAGATCGGTCCCGTGAAGCAGTGCTTCGTCGTTAAAAAGAAAGGTAAGGCTGCCAGAGTCGAACCAGAGCTTCCTGAATGTGAACTGTTTGTGTAGTGATTAAACACGTGCACTGCAGGTTAAAttcaatgctatttttttttctccaggcgCTGAAAAATGTCAGGGCTACGGGTTTGTCACCTTCTCCATGTTGGAAGATGCCCAGCGAGCTTTGAAAGAAGTCAAAGATTATGATGGACATAAGCTGTTTTTGTCTGTGGCGAAGAAGAAGATGagagacaagaagaagaaagcaggtCTGTGCTCGAGCATCACCCTGAGGAGAATCCCACAGCATGTCCACCTGATAACCTCACCTCATCTCCCTTCAGCAGGAGAAGAGTCCGGTGAAGCTCCAGAAGACAGCGAGCAGAAACCCAAAGCCAGCAGGAAGAAAGCAGTGAAAGCCAGGTTAATCATCAGGAACCTCAGTTTTAAGGTAAGTATATGTTGTGACACTGATAATGGACAGAAACACACTTCAAATATAAACGTTTGCTTGTGGTGCGTTGTGTTACAGTGCACAGAAGATGAGCTCAAAGAAATATTTGGCAAGTTTGGAACTGTTGTTGATGCCTACATTCCTCTTAAACCAGGTAAAAACTCGTCCATCTGGGCGACGAATAACTCATGTTTTGATCGAGTTAATTTTCAACAGAAATGCTTTCTCACAGATGGAAAGATGCGTGGATTCGGTTTCGTCCTGTTTAAAACTGTATCTGGTGCTGCAAAAGCACTCAGCGAAATGAACCTGAAGGAGATTAAAGGTCAGTGAGCGGCACGTCTTTTTGTTCAGGTCACAGTATGGGATTGTGCGTCACTTTGTTTGTGGAATGTTTTTACGAACAGGTCGTCAGGTTGCGGTCGACTGGGCTGTAACGAAAGAGAAGTATGTCGCTACGCAGCAACCTTCAACTTCAGGTACCTTTTATTGTTAGACTTAAACAATGACAGGTGTTTAATGTTTTAGATATTGCAAGCTGATAGTGCTCTGTGCTGTCCTTTTCATGTGatagacaaaaataaaacagaggaGACCACTGCAAAGTCCAAAAGTGACTctggagatgatgatgatggtaatgacgatgatgataatgatgataatgacgatagtgatgatgatgatggagaagACGGGGAACAAAAGACCCAAGCAACATCTGAGAAGAAAAAGTATGCATCTTTACTCCGTCTACCCCTGTTGACAACAAACAAACGGttgaataaaatgttaaatctgttaaaaaaccTTTCCAGGGTCAGTTTGAAACCAGCTGTGAAGCAGGACGAAGAAtcatcagaggatgaagatgatggcaTGGAAGAAGAtagcgaggaggaggaagatgatgaggGAAAGGagaaagatgatgatgatgatgagagtgACTTTGATGcaaatgatgatgaagatgacagtgaggaagaggacggaaatgatgaagatgaaTCAGGTAGATGTACTTCTCATATTTCCGTAATTTCTTTGCATTGAGTGGTATCGGCCTCCTCGGTGCTCCTCTGGAGGCGTCATGTCCGTCTGTTTCCTCTCCAGCTCAGAAGAAAACTGTGAAGAAGCAGCTTCCTTCAGATGTGAAGGAGGGAAGAACAGTTTTCATCAGGTTGGCGAATCTTTTCTTCTCTTAAACCCGCTGTTCGCTGACGTCGCCCTCttctcacagctgctcctgttACTTTTGACttatgatcatttttttaattgtgaccGATGCAGGAACCTCTCCTttgacacagaggaggagggtcTCGAGGAGGTCCTCCTGCGATTTGGAGAACTGAACTACATCAAGATTGTTCTCCATCCAGACACAGATCATTCAAAAGGTATGAGTCTGCTCAGTCTGAACACTCTTCTTACTTTGTTTGATTTCTGATATTTTCACTCAGTGCAGGGTTAGTGTGGACATATTTATCGGTTTCTGTGTGATCGTCCTGTTTGACTTTGCtgtatttgttttctgtttgtccagGTTGTGCGTTTGCCCAGTTTAAGACTAAAGAGGCAGCTGATAGCTGCATAGCTGCAGCTCAAGATGCAGCAGAGGTAATAGAATTAACCACAAATGGTCTTTCATGTTTGCCTGTTTTGTGTGACAAATTGACGGCGCCGTCTTGTCGTAACCCTGGTTTCTTTCACATAGAACGGCGGCGTCCGTGCTGAtggcaggaagctgctgattGTTGCAGCGGTGAGCAGAGACGATGCCGTCAAGCTGAAAGTTAATAAAACCAAAGTAGAAACGGGCAGCAGGAACCTCTACCTGGCCAGAGAAGGACGTGAgtaaaagcttttcttttatttatgtcATCAGGTGTAGGGGCAGAAAGAcagtggaataaaaaaaacaacaacaacaaaaaaacagtgcagCTTTCTAAAATCAGGATCTGACGCATCAGCTCTAAGATATTGTTTTATTACTTGCATTTATGATGCTTTAATGTGCACAATTCACAATTTTCACAGTCTATTCAGCAAATTTTAGGAAAGCCACATTTCTTCAGTGCAATagaagtagttttttttttcttttagttttgcATCATATAATATAGTTTATTCTGCTTTGACCTCAATACCCAGTGATCCGTGCTGGAACCAAGGCTGCAGAGGGCGTTTCTGAGGCCGACATGATCAAAAGAACCAGAGTAAGTAGATTTCAATCCCCGAATGCATCATACTTCAAATGCTGtgttgtctttttatgttttttttttttttttttttttccagttcgaAGAAGTGAAAAGGACCAAACTTCGGGACCTAAACGTGTTTGTGTCAAAGACTCGTCTGTGCATCCACAACCTGCCCAAGTCTGTCGACAGCAAGAAACTCCGAACGCTCTGCCTTCAAGCTTTTAAAGGGGTGAAGGGAGTCCGCATATCAGAGGTGATCATGCTGCGATGACTGACATCCGCAGATAAACCAAGACAGGAGCTGGAtagttgtgtttgttgttgagATTGTTACGTCTGGGCACCTGTATCCAGTCGGGAGAATTTGTGTTTCTCgttttcctcatgttttttgtgtgtgtgtctttttagTGTCGGGTCATGTACGACAAGAAGCCCGAGAAAGGTCAGGTCATGGGCCAGTCGCTGGGCTACGCCTTCGCTCAGTTCGGGGACCATGAACACGCTCTCGCCGTGCTTCGCCACCTCAACAACAATCCCGACATCTTCGGGCCCCATAAGGTAAAATAGCAGTATAATTCAAAGATAACTGATCCTGCGTTATGAAAACATCTTCCCTTTATGTCTTTTATCACGTGTTCATTtcattgttcatttgttttctacGCTGCAgttgttcagatttttttggtGCTGTATCTCATTTTTACAGAGACCCATAGTTGAGTTCTCGCTGGAGGATTTAAGGAAACTCAAAGTAAAAGAAATGCGACAGAACAGAAACaaggtgtgttttctctcatttctgtggcagtttctcagaaacaaaaaacatcctTTTCTCAAACTAACTTACATTTGAACtgacttgtttgtgtttgtttttacttgatATTTATCAGGAGATGGCCAGAAATCCACAATTTAAAGGAGGACAAAAGCCCGATGGCCAGAAATTTGGAGCTGGAAAAGGATCAACGCAGGGAGGAAATAAAGCACAGTCTTCTCCACAGCAGGCTGGAAGGCAGAAAGGTTGAATGTTATTAATGTTTcttctgcattttctttttctaaatcaGACCGAATATGATAAACATAGATGTCACTGTTGTTATTAATGTCCTGTTCCCCATTTTTCCAGGAGCACCTGTTCATTCAGGACCTCAGAGGAAACGTGGAGGTTATTCCGGCTTCCACACCAACCCCGAGGTCGAGCACGTAGATTTGGAAAATGGGAAAAAACGACGAAAAGTCTTGCCTCTGCCTTCTCATCGGGGACCTAAGATCAGGTAGTGGGTTTGTTTATTCGTTTGTGTTTTGCTCTTTTGCATTTGTGAATGgcagttttcatttttgcaaaatctACACATCATTCGATTGACAGCAATAACTTTATTGATgcattgtagtttttttttttttattattattgaatatAAGATAAAATTTCAGATAAATAGACACAGTGAGaatgttttctctcaggtgACGACTCCCATTTCATCCAGTGAGATTGATTGGTTGTCTGTAAGGCGCATCAGGCCCAAATGACTGATTCTGGCCTGTAATTTGCAGAATGCGCGACAAAGGCAAGCAGCAGGCCGCGCCGCCCAAGAAAGGAAGACCTGGACCCAACAGGAACCAGCGTCAGAGGCGACAGATGGGAAAACCCACACACTTCAGAAATCAGGTACGTCTGAGACGGAGACGCATGTTTTCAATGCTCCCCTGCCACAACACTCATCCTCTCATAGCCCTCAGTTAGATGAAGAATTTATAAAGGTGACTCTTTTGTTTGCCGGTTTTTCAGGCGGTCAAGACGCCTAAGAAGCAATTCAAGAAGCGGGAGGGAGACCGCTTTGACAGCCTGGTGGAGAAGTACAAGAGCAAACTGATGGGCGGCAGCAAAGACTTCGCTGCCAAGAGAAACAAATGGTTTGATAACTAATGCTGGTattgagtgagtgtgtgtgagtgagagagacagaattGTGGTTCTGTAAAGTTGAGACCACAAGGTtttcaatgaacattttaatttcacatCAGTTTTGTGTCACAGTGTACAGTAAATGAGCGAAACTTCATCCAGAGCGTCTCCGTTCCTCTATtctgaataaatgttttaaatatgtAAGGATCGACTTGTCTTGTAtacatgttttatttagtttttttttaatgaaaataatgacatttaaCCCTTCCTTGGGCAAGTTATCTTATTTCACATCCCTGTTTCCTTCTAAACTAAATGAAGTTAATAGAAGACATGTTTGTTGTCTCCTTTTCTCAGTTTCTTCAGCTGATTAATGcagtaatttgaaaaaaaacttcttgAACGTCTTCCTACTCCTGTACCCTGAGCACACAAATGGTATAAAAACGAACTCATTGTGTAATATATCCACCTGGTCAGGCTGCctc
Above is a window of Salarias fasciatus chromosome 7, fSalaFa1.1, whole genome shotgun sequence DNA encoding:
- the rbm28 gene encoding RNA-binding protein 28 isoform X1, whose protein sequence is MASPTVFVGSLPASASNERLEEIFSEIGPVKQCFVVKKKGAEKCQGYGFVTFSMLEDAQRALKEVKDYDGHKLFLSVAKKKMRDKKKKAAGEESGEAPEDSEQKPKASRKKAVKARLIIRNLSFKCTEDELKEIFGKFGTVVDAYIPLKPDGKMRGFGFVLFKTVSGAAKALSEMNLKEIKGRQVAVDWAVTKEKYVATQQPSTSDKNKTEETTAKSKSDSGDDDDGNDDDDNDDNDDSDDDDGEDGEQKTQATSEKKKVSLKPAVKQDEESSEDEDDGMEEDSEEEEDDEGKEKDDDDDESDFDANDDEDDSEEEDGNDEDESAQKKTVKKQLPSDVKEGRTVFIRNLSFDTEEEGLEEVLLRFGELNYIKIVLHPDTDHSKGCAFAQFKTKEAADSCIAAAQDAAENGGVRADGRKLLIVAAVSRDDAVKLKVNKTKVETGSRNLYLAREGLIRAGTKAAEGVSEADMIKRTRFEEVKRTKLRDLNVFVSKTRLCIHNLPKSVDSKKLRTLCLQAFKGVKGVRISECRVMYDKKPEKGQVMGQSLGYAFAQFGDHEHALAVLRHLNNNPDIFGPHKRPIVEFSLEDLRKLKVKEMRQNRNKEMARNPQFKGGQKPDGQKFGAGKGSTQGGNKAQSSPQQAGRQKGAPVHSGPQRKRGGYSGFHTNPEVEHVDLENGKKRRKVLPLPSHRGPKIRMRDKGKQQAAPPKKGRPGPNRNQRQRRQMGKPTHFRNQAVKTPKKQFKKREGDRFDSLVEKYKSKLMGGSKDFAAKRNKWFDN
- the rbm28 gene encoding RNA-binding protein 28 isoform X2; the encoded protein is MASPTVFVGSLPASASNERLEEIFSEIGPVKQCFVVKKKGAEKCQGYGFVTFSMLEDAQRALKEVKDYDGHKLFLSVAKKKMRDKKKKAGEESGEAPEDSEQKPKASRKKAVKARLIIRNLSFKCTEDELKEIFGKFGTVVDAYIPLKPDGKMRGFGFVLFKTVSGAAKALSEMNLKEIKGRQVAVDWAVTKEKYVATQQPSTSDKNKTEETTAKSKSDSGDDDDGNDDDDNDDNDDSDDDDGEDGEQKTQATSEKKKVSLKPAVKQDEESSEDEDDGMEEDSEEEEDDEGKEKDDDDDESDFDANDDEDDSEEEDGNDEDESAQKKTVKKQLPSDVKEGRTVFIRNLSFDTEEEGLEEVLLRFGELNYIKIVLHPDTDHSKGCAFAQFKTKEAADSCIAAAQDAAENGGVRADGRKLLIVAAVSRDDAVKLKVNKTKVETGSRNLYLAREGLIRAGTKAAEGVSEADMIKRTRFEEVKRTKLRDLNVFVSKTRLCIHNLPKSVDSKKLRTLCLQAFKGVKGVRISECRVMYDKKPEKGQVMGQSLGYAFAQFGDHEHALAVLRHLNNNPDIFGPHKRPIVEFSLEDLRKLKVKEMRQNRNKEMARNPQFKGGQKPDGQKFGAGKGSTQGGNKAQSSPQQAGRQKGAPVHSGPQRKRGGYSGFHTNPEVEHVDLENGKKRRKVLPLPSHRGPKIRMRDKGKQQAAPPKKGRPGPNRNQRQRRQMGKPTHFRNQAVKTPKKQFKKREGDRFDSLVEKYKSKLMGGSKDFAAKRNKWFDN